From the genome of Niabella agricola, one region includes:
- a CDS encoding TlpA family protein disulfide reductase — MMYRVFSTFIVCLVAGTCIAQSSLLKTGQHAPEISMPRIDGQPFTLNALKGRLILIDFWASWCAPCVKEQPLLKELYKKFAASVKENKFEMVGVSLDKDKRTWEKMVARLKINWIQVSDLKFWKSAAAKDYGIEALPFNVVLNEQNQVIAINLHGKELEAFIQQHLEPRPPE, encoded by the coding sequence ATGATGTACCGGGTCTTCAGCACATTCATCGTTTGCCTGGTTGCCGGTACCTGTATCGCTCAGAGCTCCCTGTTAAAAACCGGACAGCATGCACCGGAAATCAGCATGCCCCGGATTGACGGCCAGCCATTCACACTCAATGCGCTAAAAGGCCGGCTGATCCTGATTGATTTCTGGGCCAGCTGGTGTGCGCCCTGTGTAAAAGAACAACCGCTGCTAAAAGAACTGTATAAAAAATTCGCAGCCTCCGTTAAAGAAAACAAATTTGAAATGGTGGGGGTTTCGTTAGACAAAGACAAACGTACCTGGGAAAAAATGGTGGCCCGTTTAAAAATCAACTGGATACAGGTAAGCGATCTTAAATTCTGGAAAAGCGCAGCAGCTAAGGACTACGGCATTGAAGCACTTCCGTTTAACGTGGTGCTCAACGAACAAAACCAGGTCATTGCCATCAATCTTCATGGAAAAGAACTGGAAGCATTTATACAACAGCACCTGGAACCGCGGCCGCCGGAATAG